In a genomic window of Muntiacus reevesi chromosome 1, mMunRee1.1, whole genome shotgun sequence:
- the OLFM2 gene encoding noelin-2 isoform X2 — protein MWPLAVPPPPPLLLLLLCSGLAGQTLFQSPEEGWQLYTSAQAPDGKCICTAVIPAQSTCSRDGRSRELRQLMEKVQNVSQSMEVLELRTYRDLQYVRSMETLMRSLDARLRAADGSLSAKSFQELKDRMAELLPLSSVLEQYKADTRTIVRLREEVRNLSGSLAAIQEEMGAYGYEDLQQRVMALEARLHACAQKLGCGKLTGVSNPITVRAMGSRFGSWMTDTMAPSADSRVWYMDGYYKGRRVLEFRTLGDFIKGQNFIQHLLPQPWAGTGHVVYNGSLFYNKYQSNVVVKYHFRSRSVLVQRSLPGAGYNNTFPYSWGGFSDMDFMVDESGLWAVYTTNQNAGNIVVSRLDPHTLEVVRSWDTGYPKRSAGEAFMICGVLYVTNSHLAGAKVYFAYFTNTSSYEYTDVPFHNQYSHISMLDYNPRERALYTWNNGHQVLYNVTLFHVISTAGDP, from the exons ACCCTCTTCCAAAGCCCAGAGGAAGGCTGGCAGCTGTACACCTCAGCCCAGGCCCCCGATGGAAAATGCATCTGCACGGCTGTGATCCCTGCACAGAGCACCTGCTCCCGAGACGGCCGAAGCCGGGAGCTGCGGCAGCTGATGGAGAAG GTTCAGAACGTCTCCCAGTCCATGGAGGTTCTTGAGTTGCGGACGTACCGGGACCTCCAGTATGTGCGCAGCATGGAGACCCTCATGCGGAGCCTGGATGCGCGGCTCCGGGCAGCTGATGGGTCCCTCTCGGCCAAGAGCTTCCAG GAGCTGAAGGACAGGATGGCAGAGCTGTTGCCACTGAGCTCGGTCCTGGAGCAGTACAAGGCGGACACGCGGACCATTGTGCGCCTGCGAGAGGAGGTGAGGAATCTCTCCGGCAGCCTTGCCGCCATCCAGGAGGAGATGGGCGCCTATGGCTACGAGGACCTGCAGCAGCGGGTGATGGCCCTGGAAGCCCGGCTCCACGCCTGTGCCCAGAAGCTGG gctgtggGAAGCTGACCGGGGTCAGTAACCCCATCACCGTTCGGGCCATGGGGTCCCGCTTTGGCTCCTGGATGACGGACACAATGGCCCCCAGCGCGGACAGCCGG GTCTGGTACATGGATGGCTATTACAAGGGCCGGCGCGTCCTGGAGTTCCGCACTCTGGGAGACTTCATCAAGGGCCAGAACTTTATCCAGCACCTGCTGCCCCAGCCGTGGGCCGGCACCGGCCACGTGGTGTACAATGGCTCCCTGTTCTACAACAAGTACCAGAGCAACGTGGTGGTCAAGTACCACTTCCGCTCCCGCTCCGTCCTGGTGCAGCGGAGCCTCCCCGGGGCCGGCTACAACAACACCTTCCCCTACTCCTGGGGTGGCTTCTCGGACATGGACTTCATGGTGGACGAGAGCGGGCTCTGGGCCGTGTACACCACCAACCAGAATGCGGGCAACATCGTGGTCAGCCGGCTGGACCCGCACACCCTGGAGGTCGTGCGCTCGTGGGACACTGGCTACCCCAAGCGCAGCGCCGGCGAGGCCTTCATGATCTGCGGCGTGCTCTATGTGACCAACTCCCACCTGGCCGGGGCCAAGGTCTACTTCGCCTACTTCACCAACACGTCCAGCTATGAGTACACGGACGTGCCCTTCCACAACCAGTATTCCCACATCTCCATGCTGGATTACAACCCCCGGGAGCGGGCCCTCTACACCTGGAACAACGGCCACCAGGTGCTCTACAACGTCACCCTCTTCCACGTCATCAGCACCGCCGGGGACCCCTAG
- the OLFM2 gene encoding noelin-2 isoform X1, translating into MSVPLLKIGAVLSTMAMVTNWMSQTLPSLVGLNGTVSRAGASEKITLFQSPEEGWQLYTSAQAPDGKCICTAVIPAQSTCSRDGRSRELRQLMEKVQNVSQSMEVLELRTYRDLQYVRSMETLMRSLDARLRAADGSLSAKSFQELKDRMAELLPLSSVLEQYKADTRTIVRLREEVRNLSGSLAAIQEEMGAYGYEDLQQRVMALEARLHACAQKLGCGKLTGVSNPITVRAMGSRFGSWMTDTMAPSADSRVWYMDGYYKGRRVLEFRTLGDFIKGQNFIQHLLPQPWAGTGHVVYNGSLFYNKYQSNVVVKYHFRSRSVLVQRSLPGAGYNNTFPYSWGGFSDMDFMVDESGLWAVYTTNQNAGNIVVSRLDPHTLEVVRSWDTGYPKRSAGEAFMICGVLYVTNSHLAGAKVYFAYFTNTSSYEYTDVPFHNQYSHISMLDYNPRERALYTWNNGHQVLYNVTLFHVISTAGDP; encoded by the exons ACCCTCTTCCAAAGCCCAGAGGAAGGCTGGCAGCTGTACACCTCAGCCCAGGCCCCCGATGGAAAATGCATCTGCACGGCTGTGATCCCTGCACAGAGCACCTGCTCCCGAGACGGCCGAAGCCGGGAGCTGCGGCAGCTGATGGAGAAG GTTCAGAACGTCTCCCAGTCCATGGAGGTTCTTGAGTTGCGGACGTACCGGGACCTCCAGTATGTGCGCAGCATGGAGACCCTCATGCGGAGCCTGGATGCGCGGCTCCGGGCAGCTGATGGGTCCCTCTCGGCCAAGAGCTTCCAG GAGCTGAAGGACAGGATGGCAGAGCTGTTGCCACTGAGCTCGGTCCTGGAGCAGTACAAGGCGGACACGCGGACCATTGTGCGCCTGCGAGAGGAGGTGAGGAATCTCTCCGGCAGCCTTGCCGCCATCCAGGAGGAGATGGGCGCCTATGGCTACGAGGACCTGCAGCAGCGGGTGATGGCCCTGGAAGCCCGGCTCCACGCCTGTGCCCAGAAGCTGG gctgtggGAAGCTGACCGGGGTCAGTAACCCCATCACCGTTCGGGCCATGGGGTCCCGCTTTGGCTCCTGGATGACGGACACAATGGCCCCCAGCGCGGACAGCCGG GTCTGGTACATGGATGGCTATTACAAGGGCCGGCGCGTCCTGGAGTTCCGCACTCTGGGAGACTTCATCAAGGGCCAGAACTTTATCCAGCACCTGCTGCCCCAGCCGTGGGCCGGCACCGGCCACGTGGTGTACAATGGCTCCCTGTTCTACAACAAGTACCAGAGCAACGTGGTGGTCAAGTACCACTTCCGCTCCCGCTCCGTCCTGGTGCAGCGGAGCCTCCCCGGGGCCGGCTACAACAACACCTTCCCCTACTCCTGGGGTGGCTTCTCGGACATGGACTTCATGGTGGACGAGAGCGGGCTCTGGGCCGTGTACACCACCAACCAGAATGCGGGCAACATCGTGGTCAGCCGGCTGGACCCGCACACCCTGGAGGTCGTGCGCTCGTGGGACACTGGCTACCCCAAGCGCAGCGCCGGCGAGGCCTTCATGATCTGCGGCGTGCTCTATGTGACCAACTCCCACCTGGCCGGGGCCAAGGTCTACTTCGCCTACTTCACCAACACGTCCAGCTATGAGTACACGGACGTGCCCTTCCACAACCAGTATTCCCACATCTCCATGCTGGATTACAACCCCCGGGAGCGGGCCCTCTACACCTGGAACAACGGCCACCAGGTGCTCTACAACGTCACCCTCTTCCACGTCATCAGCACCGCCGGGGACCCCTAG